One Bdellovibrio bacteriovorus str. Tiberius DNA segment encodes these proteins:
- a CDS encoding rhodanese-like domain-containing protein, whose translation MVRVLALMPEEDVTMKFVNFTSKTENPHFEGIYDIGPAELQQNMANVVMIDVRQPDEYVGELGHVEGSSLMVLDTLPEQLGTLPKDKTVVFICRSGGRSAKATAFAKMNGFEEVYNMQGGMLLWNDLQLPVTK comes from the coding sequence ATGGTTAGAGTCTTGGCTCTGATGCCGGAGGAAGACGTGACAATGAAATTCGTCAACTTTACTTCAAAAACTGAAAATCCTCATTTTGAGGGAATCTACGATATTGGCCCTGCCGAACTTCAGCAGAACATGGCAAACGTTGTGATGATCGACGTGCGCCAGCCTGACGAATACGTCGGTGAACTGGGTCACGTTGAAGGCTCTTCCCTGATGGTTCTGGACACTCTCCCTGAGCAACTGGGCACCCTGCCCAAAGACAAAACTGTGGTCTTTATCTGCCGCAGTGGCGGTCGCTCTGCCAAGGCCACAGCCTTTGCCAAGATGAACGGCTTCGAAGAAGTATACAACATGCAAGGGGGCATGCTTCTTTGGAATGATCTGCAGCTCCCTGTTACTAAGTAA